CCTTCCTCTGCCCGCCTCCAGGAATGTGGCTGATGTTGCCCAGAGAGCCCACTTTGGACTGAACTTTAAACTCCAGCTTCTCGTTTTTGATCTCAATGTTTCCaccacctaaaaaaaaaaattataatctgAGTGCAGCACCATTATTAAAGAAGTGGAAGAACTTGTACTGGTAAGAACCAGCACCAGTAAATTTCCTGcttttaaaatcaaacaatccaccaacccacctccaccccaGCTTCTTTGGTTAATGCTTTTCATGGTATTCAGAGCAGAGGCATGAACATAAATTACTACGTGTGGTATTTCATTTACACTGAAGGTGGGGGAGACTTCTACTACtaattatattgttgttatgtACTCTGTTCACAAAAGCTTGTCACCTAAAATTAAGCAGAAAGTTGGAATAATGTTTTACCCGGCTTGTGATGAATGTTGTCCTTCGAGCCACACTTAGATGTAACGTTGCTCAGATCGATCTTTTTGTGCACGATTTGAatctgagaggaaaaaaacagcacaaacagagttTGAATGCAGACCAGCAGAGTCAGCAGCTCTGAAGTCGCCCTGCATGCAGCCACAGAGGAGCTGATCCTATAAAACCGGCCTGTTAGTAAAACTGTTCCTGAAAGCAGGTTTAACGGTCTCTGAGTCGTACTTTAAAGTCGCGTTGGAGCTCTGTCTCTAAACGTGGGATCTTTTAGTGAATCAACACCTTTGTTTTTAGATAAGAGCGACTCAGTCAATAACATGAAATCAGATGATGATTTGGAGTTGCTGCTTTTGCCACTGAACATCTGGTCTTTAAACTTAAGGTTTCACTTGTTGCACGATGaccaatcattttttaaatatgtattaaTAATAAATCTGTGATTTCCGTCTTTCTCCTTACATTTACAACAAACTTGACTATAAAAACCTGCTTTCTGGAACCAGGTTATGGAAGGAAACACAGATTAACAGCACTGACTAACAGACTGGATTAACAGATAAAGTTTTAATCTGAGCAGTGTGACCTTACCCCACTGCAGAAAAACAAGTGACCATCTTCTGCACTAACTGATAAAAGCCAGATTTCAGCAGCCATGCCATGCATGGATAGATGATGTCACTCTTGGctgtttgtctgcaaacacagaGCGCTCAGTCTCTCTGAGAGCTGAGGTCACCTCAGCGTGCACGACAACAGGCACTGTTTGGTGGAGAAGCCGAGGACAGCAGGGCTCTTTGTTACCCGATCAGGACACTTTGAGGGGACAATTAGTTCACTTCACATCAAGGTTTTAGGAAATAAAAACGTCCACAAACAGGATTCATGCGTGTGGCTTCAGGAGCAGATTTGAGGGCAAAGATTCAACAGAGTTATCGGGCTTACATGAGACGCAGAGCATTGCATAACACGGTAGATCCACTAAACTAAGAAGACTCTGATTTAGGAACTACGGAGCATCTAAACCAGTGAAAGAAAAGCGCTGGCAGGGCGGTTTAGTGCTGTTCTAGTATGAAATGCTCAGATCTGTTCACGAGTTCAGTAAAACTGTTAATGGGAGAAGTTGGCAGGTCAGCGTTTGGGAGGTCAGAAGGGCTGGACACAGACGGGAGGATCTGTGCTCCTTTCTGAGGATGCGTTCAGTGGAAGCACACCTCTACTCACATTGCCACCACCGGGTACATGTTTTATATTATCTTTGGAGCCACACCGGGACTGCACATTGCTCAAGTCCAACTTCTTATCGAGAATTTGCACCTGGAAAGTTGATACATGGGGGTGAAAAAAACACAGTTATGGCGGAGAAAGCAAAGAGCTGCGAATGAAGACGATTACTGGAGAGGAAGATTAGATGTCAGAGGAATGAGTTTGAGGCTCAGGGGAGTGAGAGCTGACCGAGATACTCGAGACCCTCGTGAGGACAGGTCCCCACATCGCTGCACTGGTGCTTTGAAGCCATTACAATCAGGTGAAGCATTTCAGAGGTTTTCAAACTGTACAGGAGGAACCATCAAGTTAGACCTCTGAGGTCCAAGTCATCACCGGAGATGACTCCAACTCTAACCCGGGGTAAAACTGGTTTTCACTAAACTGTTTTCCAAATTTTTGACAAtcggggaaaaaaatgaaacaatcagAAAAAAGTTAAAGGTAACCCTGTGATGACTTTGACCATACAGGGTTGAGACTTTTCattagcaaaaaaacaaaaacggtgTACGAAAGAGATCgataaatacacagagagatGACAGCACCAGTTATAAATGCAAGAATATGACACTGACACTCAGCAGATACGTTTTTAGATAAATCTTCTTTAACTGCTCCTCACTGCAGGTATCTGTCATGGTTTGATGCTGTGTCGCAGGCTAGGTTAGAACCAAACGCAGGACACTCAGACGGAAAACGACTcaaagcagcagcttcattttctGGGAAAAAttttctgggaaaaaaaatccataaaataAACggaaaacaaacccaaacttGAAGATAGAAACTGGAAACTAAGAAGTTAACACTGGGAGGCTAGAAAACCAGGCGCACGgaggaaacacacagcaaagaGAGTACAACACAGGGCTTGACAGCAACCATTggggcatgtagacatggtgaAAGACCTGGTAAAGGGCATCAGACTGGGGGGAATAAAGGTGATTTAAGGGACTTTGAACAtggcgtggttgttggtgctagCCGAGTACTTGAGAATCTGTTCATCTTTTCCCCACACTTCCATCTGTGGGTTCACAGAGAACTCTCTAAATGCACAACACGTCGAACCTTGAGGCAGACGGACTGTAATTAGACAAGAGAAGACTGAAGTCTCTGCTgcgacattcagatggtagggtcagaatttggcataaacaccATGAAAGCacggatccatcctgcctcTCATGAACGGTTGAGGATGGACGAGGTGGTGTAACGGTGTGGAGGAcattttcttgttgttgctcATCATCTCTGGCATCATAATCACAGGTACTTTGGAAAAGATCAAGATCATTTACCACGACTGCTCTTTTTACAGaatttgtaaaaatgtattcaacatttcctctttttattGAGAGGATGTGCTTGAACTTTAACTGAACTGATAAAGTTGTAGATTTAGTCGCGTCAGACTCTGAAAACCTCTGAAATCCTTCAGTCTGGATGGAAAAATGCACAGGTGAGGGGGAGACTGTTAACCCTTTGAGTCACAGAGCAGCGAGGCTGCAGGGGGAGCCTGGCGTATCTGGGTCCATGTGACATTTTCAGTGCATAATCAGTTGATTCTGATGAGGTCAGGTGTGAGGTACCTGCTGATTTTCATAGAATGGCGCTACCGTAATGACAGgaagttgcttttttttgtaaaacaagCTGAACCGCACTTGTAAATGATGCAACAGGCTTTGTGAATAATCCCTTTGCTTGTGCCTTTGTGGAATTAGTGGGACTTCTTTTAAAGCTACAGTCTCTCTCACCTTGCCTCCACCAGGCGTGTGCTTTAGGTTGTCTTTAGAACCGCAGCGAGATTGGACGTTACTTAAGTCCAGCTTCTTCTCGAGGATTTTGACCTGcaacaagacaaaaaacaagtaaattCTTCAGGAAATAAAACGAGAACAGCTGGGGGAAGGGAGTCAGTCCGAAAGGAGGAAGTGAGATGGTGAAAGAGATCTCGGCGTTAAAGCTGCCATCTGTAActctgcatatttgtcacacttcgAGTAAGTCGTCAGTTTTCTGACGAATTTAGTGGAGCAGATTGCAAAAATAGCGATGTTTTAATGCAGCTGCAGAGTTTCAAACAGATGTTTTAGCAAGGGTATTAAAGTTAATTAAAACTTAattaagtgtaaaaaaaaatctctttagaaacataaatatgaataaaaaacaaaaagcaactaAGGAAATACGCTGCACTCACAAAATTacttaaatgaaaaagaaatactaaaaattgtattattttttaaaaaaattgctcAAATTTGTCAACATAACCAACTCGAGGAGGCTCTAGCTGTGTTAATGTTAACTGGGAGAGACAGAGCTATTTGTTAAATATCAGAACAAtataacagtgttttttttctgtgttaaaagCAAATCAATAATCAGTTTAATGTTAAAGATGCCAGCTTTAGCTCAGTACATCACCAGTTTTCAGTGAAAGAATTAAAATCATATAAAAACTTCAGTCTTATgtgcatagactgtatataaatgatggaCGTAGCTTCTGGGTCTGAACAGTGAACTGaattaaacctgcattctttctgtgtccagcagagggcgacTCCTGTAGTAGcaaaaagcagtttttgttaggtacacctgtccTTCTGCTCATAATGCAATAACTAATTAGCCAATCACGTGGTAGCAACTCAATGCTTACGACTGAATGGACTCAACAGCTATTTTtcgtatttttattttcttttatttgttcttaGATTTGAGCTTATTTTGCCATAAAGCATCGTCAGTCTGCTAATGCAGTCTGATTGGTCTGTTAGGTCTGTCTTACAGGTGTAGAGACTAGTTGGCAACCACCCGGCAACCACCTGGTCGTTACAGAAAACTGTGTATTCACCAACTGGTTGCTGGCTGATGCAAAAAAGGTTCTGCACCCACAACCTCCTTGTTATTGCTTTAGTTGCTAGCAGAACGCCGCAGTCACCCATAGTTTGCACAGTAGAAGCCGACTTGTCTGTGGAGCCGTCGCgaaacttgaaaaagtgcaTCACAAAccgtttcaaaataaaagttgtgccttttgAAACACGCTGGTTGCAGCAGCAGGACACTTTTACTCTGAAGGTGAAACATTTCTGGTTGGTGCAGACAAGTTGGCGTCTTTCATGCTAACTACGGGTGACGATCTGCTAATGACCAAAGTAATAAAAAGGTGGTTTCCAGTGCAGCACCATATACCTCTGGGACTGTCAACAAAGTCCAGTAGTGGTTACTGGAAAAGAAAGCTCGTGATTATACTGGTGGCTATGTCTAGGGCTGTCCTTCCCTGTGATCTGGAAGACGCTGTTGCGTTGCATACCTCAGTTTCTCAGCCAAAACTAAGGCGTCaaagaccaaaacaaacaacTCGAAGCTGTTAAACGGGACTCCAGGGTGAGTGATGCCacagtggctacatccatcttttatatacagtccatGCCAATTAGGGATTAATGAGCAGATTGTGTTTCCACATCCGAGTCCACCTTCTGATCGGATCATTAGAGGAGAGCACTTTGCTTTTACCAGGAGTTAGTTTCTGATGGTCATAACTGCAGAGATACTCAAGAGTCTGGAGTTGAGTTCATCCCCCAGTTACTCACATTGCCGCCACCGGGTACATGTTTGATATTGTCTTTGGAGCCACACTTAGACTGCACATTACTAAAGTCCAACTTCTGATCAAGGATTTGTACCTGGAAAAGTGAAAATGTCAGCTTTTAGATTTAGAGTTTAGACGATGGCTTGATTTGATTAAAGAAGTGGGGAGAAACTCGTGCGGGAGTGTGACCGCATGCGGGGTTGGGGAGAGTCGATAATTCAAAGTGTGCATTGGTCTTCacttcttctcatttctttactTGTCCAACACTGGCACGAACCAAAGACTGATTTTTCAGCTCTTCTATCATCTACCAGAATAAAGACTTTCTAGTTTGAACTCTGAATGGAgctgaattatttattttggtccATAAATATCACAACACGTGATACTTTTGAGTTTCATCAGTAAAACATCGGACACGTGACTGCACCCTGAATAAAATTAGACCAAAGACCTGCATGGCTTTAGCTAAAATAAACCTCTAgcgcgacacacacacacacacacacactgcagactACACTCGACACACTGAGCTGCAGACTGGCGTTTTACTTCCACAAACATTTCTTAGAGACACGGCTGCCCCGGGAAGATTAGAGCTAAAtaatattgaaataaaaaaataaaaataataataaaagatcttttttaaaaaaagttacattGTGTCCTTATCAAAACTAACTTGATTAAAATAATCTTTAGTGTATTTGTCTGTTGAGACCTGAAGTGTGCGGATTATTGTGAGTCAGCTGCCTGACTTGTGTTTGTATAGTAACACCTGAACTTCTGAACCCTGacaaatcatcatcatctagTCTTCTTCTTTCGGTTCCTCTTTTTAGGGTCACCACACAGACCACCTGCCTCAACCCAGCATCCTCTTTTCCCACTTACCTTCACTACATCCTCCTTACATCTTCACTGTTACACCTGTCTCCCTCACCTGTCTGTGCTCTTCTCTCCAAGTTAAACTAACTAGTTAATCTGTGTGCTCTTCATTCTCTTCATAGCTGCCGTCCCCTGAAATAATGCCCTATatgtaataataaaagtaacaaTGGAGCAAGTAAAAAACTAAATGAGCAAATCCACTCTGGAAACAAACACGAAAGGGAAAAAGTAGGTGGAAGGAACAACAAAGGGTTCAGGGCCTTCTTTGTTGGTATTAAAACTCAAGCATGTAAAATGACCGAGTGGGGTCATCAGATTTTACACAAAACTGATTTGCAGTTTTTAAGAGGTGCTTCTCAGACCTGAAACCTGGACAAAACCTGAACTTCCTGCCTGATCTCATCACGTTATTGTGCAGAAATATCAGCTGATTCTGAGGAACTTTTCTCAGATTTGATCGTTTTTATAAATGGAACGACTCTCAAGGCTCTCGGTCTGTTAGCCACGGTTAGTCACGATTAAAAGAGGAAGAAATGAtgttaaaaacagttttgtggCTATCCGCGATACACCAATAGGCCAAAATGAAACGCTGCAGAAACAGAGGGACACATTTGTGGCAGGAAAAGGTTTTATGATTAAAAACCCACGATGGCACATAGAAATATACGCCTGGATCGTAGACGACTCCACTCGGTCACGTGAATGTTAAACCTCTGATCTGCAAACTCAGTGGATCAGTGGGCGGTGTTCTGTGAGGGGGTGTATTCAGAGTATTTCCCGGGTTACCTTTCCCCCTCCGGGCTGATGCTTGATGTTTTCTGTGGAGCCGATCTTGGACCTGACGTTCTTCAGGTCTGGCAGCGGCGCCGCGGCGGCCAGAGGAGCCGGTGGACGGCTCTTCAGCGAGCCCGGGGATTTGGGGGTGGAGCGCACCACAGCcaccttcttcactttgttgGCATCAGCCCCCGACTTTGCAGAATTTGATTGACTAGCGGGGGATTTGGGAGTGCCGGGGCTGCTCTGTCCACTCCTGGCATCTAGAGGAACCAGAGAAATTATAAGTTAGGAGGAGTGTGATGAGTCATGCATGTagaagaaatcattaaaaaaataataaaaaataaagcatacTAGGAGCTCTACTGGCTAAAAGCTGACCGAGTTTGATCCAGAAACAGCAGATCAGACCGTGGCATTGTGGCCATGCAAGGCTGGAAGCGATTTCTAATCATTtgctttatttgatttgattttttttacctttttcattttttggagTGAGGGATTTGTTGGCACGAGCTAGATCACAGAAAATATAACACATCATTACCGCGTACTCCAAAAATACGGAAGCCTATATTaaagtaataat
This sequence is a window from Pelmatolapia mariae isolate MD_Pm_ZW linkage group LG8, Pm_UMD_F_2, whole genome shotgun sequence. Protein-coding genes within it:
- the mapta gene encoding microtubule-associated protein tau isoform X22 — translated: MEYVNNASNSYSSGDTMSSSLANMTIKDQHHQENGVKMKAGASSTAQGVMDNGDKTQTATTPTSSPQRPSITAKGTKSPASSRNGHSSIPIKVSSTGPRQPGSGAKSQTPGAKTSARTAAQPARANKSLTPKNEKDARSGQSSPGTPKSPASQSNSAKSGADANKVKKVAVVRSTPKSPGSLKSRPPAPLAAAAPLPDLKNVRSKIGSTENIKHQPGGGKVQILDQKLDFSNVQSKCGSKDNIKHVPGGGNVKILEKKLDLSNVQSRCGSKDNLKHTPGGGKVQILDKKLDLSNVQSRCGSKDNIKHVPGGGNIQIVHKKIDLSNVTSKCGSKDNIHHKPGGGNIEIKNEKLEFKVQSKVGSLGNISHIPGGGQRKIESHKLNFRETAKARTDHGAEIVSLEDSPHQLSTVSSSGSINMTDSPQLSTLADQVSASLAKQGL
- the mapta gene encoding microtubule-associated protein tau isoform X20; amino-acid sequence: MEYVNNASNSYSSGDTMSSSLANMTIKDQHHQENGVKMKVRSLAFPSLQPSLVHSFSPFPFPIILCANRKQRTESGPSAGVNNTCISSETQTAGASSTAQGVMDNGDKSGAKSQTPGAKTSARTAAQPARANKSLTPKNEKDARSGQSSPGTPKSPASQSNSAKSGADANKVKKVAVVRSTPKSPGSLKSRPPAPLAAAAPLPDLKNVRSKIGSTENIKHQPGGGKVQILDQKLDFSNVQSKCGSKDNIKHVPGGGNVKILEKKLDLSNVQSRCGSKDNLKHTPGGGKVQILDKKLDLSNVQSRCGSKDNIKHVPGGGNIQIVHKKIDLSNVTSKCGSKDNIHHKPGGGNIEIKNEKLEFKVQSKVGSLGNISHIPGGGQRKIESHKLNFRETAKARTDHGAEIVSLEDSPHQLSTVSSSGSINMTDSPQLSTLADQVSASLAKQGL
- the mapta gene encoding microtubule-associated protein tau isoform X23, giving the protein MEYVNNASNSYSSGDTMSSSLANMTIKDQHHQENGVKMKAAGASSTAQGVMDNGDKSGAKSQTPGAKTSARTAAQPARANKSLTPKNEKDARSGQSSPGTPKSPASQSNSAKSGADANKVKKVAVVRSTPKSPGSLKSRPPAPLAAAAPLPDLKNVRSKIGSTENIKHQPGGGKVQILDQKLDFSNVQSKCGSKDNIKHVPGGGNVKILEKKLDLSNVQSRCGSKDNLKHTPGGGKVQILDKKLDLSNVQSRCGSKDNIKHVPGGGNIQIVHKKIDLSNVTSKCGSKDNIHHKPGGGNIEIKNEKLEFKVQSKVGSLGNISHIPGGGQRKIESHKLNFRETAKARTDHGAEIVSLEDSPHQLSTVSSSGSINMTDSPQLSTLADQVSASLAKQGL
- the mapta gene encoding microtubule-associated protein tau isoform X21, yielding MEYVNNASNSYSSGDTMSSSLANMTIKDQHHQENGVKMKAAGASSTAQGVMDNGDKTQTATTPTSSPQRPSITAKGTKSPASSRNGHSSIPIKVSSTGPRQPGSGAKSQTPGAKTSARTAAQPARANKSLTPKNEKDARSGQSSPGTPKSPASQSNSAKSGADANKVKKVAVVRSTPKSPGSLKSRPPAPLAAAAPLPDLKNVRSKIGSTENIKHQPGGGKVQILDQKLDFSNVQSKCGSKDNIKHVPGGGNVKILEKKLDLSNVQSRCGSKDNLKHTPGGGKVQILDKKLDLSNVQSRCGSKDNIKHVPGGGNIQIVHKKIDLSNVTSKCGSKDNIHHKPGGGNIEIKNEKLEFKVQSKVGSLGNISHIPGGGQRKIESHKLNFRETAKARTDHGAEIVSLEDSPHQLSTVSSSGSINMTDSPQLSTLADQVSASLAKQGL
- the mapta gene encoding microtubule-associated protein tau isoform X17 — its product is MEYVNNASNSYSSGDTMSSSLANMTIKDQHHQENGVKMKAEAPAEKAGAEDTESTTSKDEGQLAGASSTAQGVMDNGDKTQTATTPTSSPQRPSITAKGTKSPASSRNGHSSIPIKVSSTGPRQPGSGAKSQTPGAKTSARTAAQPARANKSLTPKNEKDARSGQSSPGTPKSPASQSNSAKSGADANKVKKVAVVRSTPKSPGSLKSRPPAPLAAAAPLPDLKNVRSKIGSTENIKHQPGGGKVQILDQKLDFSNVQSKCGSKDNIKHVPGGGNVKILEKKLDLSNVQSRCGSKDNLKHTPGGGKVQILDKKLDLSNVQSRCGSKDNIKHVPGGGNIQIVHKKIDLSNVTSKCGSKDNIHHKPGGGNIEIKNEKLEFKVQSKVGSLGNISHIPGGGQRKIESHKLNFRETAKARTDHGAEIVSLEDSPHQLSTVSSSGSINMTDSPQLSTLADQVSASLAKQGL
- the mapta gene encoding microtubule-associated protein tau isoform X8, with amino-acid sequence MEYVNNASNSYSSGDTMSSSLANMTIKDQHHQENGVKMKEDEAALSENGVNSVSELSQPDSSHCDDEVQPEAPAEKAGAEDTESTTSKDEGQLAAGASSTAQGVMDNGDKTQTATTPTSSPQRPSITAKGTKSPASSRNGHSSIPIKVSSTGPRQPGSGAKSQTPGAKTSARTAAQPARANKSLTPKNEKDARSGQSSPGTPKSPASQSNSAKSGADANKVKKVAVVRSTPKSPGSLKSRPPAPLAAAAPLPDLKNVRSKIGSTENIKHQPGGGKVQILDQKLDFSNVQSKCGSKDNIKHVPGGGNVKILEKKLDLSNVQSRCGSKDNLKHTPGGGKVQILDKKLDLSNVQSRCGSKDNIKHVPGGGNIQIVHKKIDLSNVTSKCGSKDNIHHKPGGGNIEIKNEKLEFKVQSKVGSLGNISHIPGGGQRKIESHKLNFRETAKARTDHGAEIVSLEDSPHQLSTVSSSGSINMTDSPQLSTLADQVSASLAKQGL
- the mapta gene encoding microtubule-associated protein tau isoform X7 → MEYVNNASNSYSSGDTMSSSLANMTIKDQHHQENGVKMKEDEAALSENGVNSVSELSQPDSSHCDDEVQPAEAPAEKAGAEDTESTTSKDEGQLAGASSTAQGVMDNGDKTQTATTPTSSPQRPSITAKGTKSPASSRNGHSSIPIKVSSTGPRQPGSGAKSQTPGAKTSARTAAQPARANKSLTPKNEKDARSGQSSPGTPKSPASQSNSAKSGADANKVKKVAVVRSTPKSPGSLKSRPPAPLAAAAPLPDLKNVRSKIGSTENIKHQPGGGKVQILDQKLDFSNVQSKCGSKDNIKHVPGGGNVKILEKKLDLSNVQSRCGSKDNLKHTPGGGKVQILDKKLDLSNVQSRCGSKDNIKHVPGGGNIQIVHKKIDLSNVTSKCGSKDNIHHKPGGGNIEIKNEKLEFKVQSKVGSLGNISHIPGGGQRKIESHKLNFRETAKARTDHGAEIVSLEDSPHQLSTVSSSGSINMTDSPQLSTLADQVSASLAKQGL
- the mapta gene encoding microtubule-associated protein tau isoform X24, with the protein product MEYVNNASNSYSSGDTMSSSLANMTIKDQHHQENGVKMKAGASSTAQGVMDNGDKSGAKSQTPGAKTSARTAAQPARANKSLTPKNEKDARSGQSSPGTPKSPASQSNSAKSGADANKVKKVAVVRSTPKSPGSLKSRPPAPLAAAAPLPDLKNVRSKIGSTENIKHQPGGGKVQILDQKLDFSNVQSKCGSKDNIKHVPGGGNVKILEKKLDLSNVQSRCGSKDNLKHTPGGGKVQILDKKLDLSNVQSRCGSKDNIKHVPGGGNIQIVHKKIDLSNVTSKCGSKDNIHHKPGGGNIEIKNEKLEFKVQSKVGSLGNISHIPGGGQRKIESHKLNFRETAKARTDHGAEIVSLEDSPHQLSTVSSSGSINMTDSPQLSTLADQVSASLAKQGL
- the mapta gene encoding microtubule-associated protein tau isoform X5 encodes the protein MEYVNNASNSYSSGDTMSSSLANMTIKDQHHQENGVKMKVRSLAFPSLQPSLVHSFSPFPFPIILCANRKQRTESGPSAGVNNTCISSETQTEAPAEKAGAEDTESTTSKDEGQLAAGASSTAQGVMDNGDKTQTATTPTSSPQRPSITAKGTKSPASSRNGHSSIPIKVSSTGPRQPGSGAKSQTPGAKTSARTAAQPARANKSLTPKNEKDARSGQSSPGTPKSPASQSNSAKSGADANKVKKVAVVRSTPKSPGSLKSRPPAPLAAAAPLPDLKNVRSKIGSTENIKHQPGGGKVQILDQKLDFSNVQSKCGSKDNIKHVPGGGNVKILEKKLDLSNVQSRCGSKDNLKHTPGGGKVQILDKKLDLSNVQSRCGSKDNIKHVPGGGNIQIVHKKIDLSNVTSKCGSKDNIHHKPGGGNIEIKNEKLEFKVQSKVGSLGNISHIPGGGQRKREKGKDGEGSTSDSPSVLSPAVTPPQSPPTVPSAPITPILTNPLIKIEDSY
- the mapta gene encoding microtubule-associated protein tau isoform X10, with the protein product MEYVNNASNSYSSGDTMSSSLANMTIKDQHHQENGVKMKVRSLAFPSLQPSLVHSFSPFPFPIILCANRKQRTESGPSAGVNNTCISSETQTAGASSTAQGVMDNGDKTQTATTPTSSPQRPSITAKGTKSPASSRNGHSSIPIKVSSTGPRQPGSGAKSQTPGAKTSARTAAQPARANKSLTPKNEKDARSGQSSPGTPKSPASQSNSAKSGADANKVKKVAVVRSTPKSPGSLKSRPPAPLAAAAPLPDLKNVRSKIGSTENIKHQPGGGKVQILDQKLDFSNVQSKCGSKDNIKHVPGGGNVKILEKKLDLSNVQSRCGSKDNLKHTPGGGKVQILDKKLDLSNVQSRCGSKDNIKHVPGGGNIQIVHKKIDLSNVTSKCGSKDNIHHKPGGGNIEIKNEKLEFKVQSKVGSLGNISHIPGGGQRKIESHKLNFRETAKARTDHGAEIVSLEDSPHQLSTVSSSGSINMTDSPQLSTLADQVSASLAKQGL
- the mapta gene encoding microtubule-associated protein tau isoform X14; amino-acid sequence: MEYVNNASNSYSSGDTMSSSLANMTIKDQHHQENGVKMKVRSLAFPSLQPSLVHSFSPFPFPIILCANRKQRTESGPSAGVNNTCISSETQTEAPAEKAGAEDTESTTSKDEGQLAAGASSTAQGVMDNGDKSGAKSQTPGAKTSARTAAQPARANKSLTPKNEKDARSGQSSPGTPKSPASQSNSAKSGADANKVKKVAVVRSTPKSPGSLKSRPPAPLAAAAPLPDLKNVRSKIGSTENIKHQPGGGKVQILDQKLDFSNVQSKCGSKDNIKHVPGGGNVKILEKKLDLSNVQSRCGSKDNLKHTPGGGKVQILDKKLDLSNVQSRCGSKDNIKHVPGGGNIQIVHKKIDLSNVTSKCGSKDNIHHKPGGGNIEIKNEKLEFKVQSKVGSLGNISHIPGGGQRKIESHKLNFRETAKARTDHGAEIVSLEDSPHQLSTVSSSGSINMTDSPQLSTLADQVSASLAKQGL
- the mapta gene encoding microtubule-associated protein tau isoform X16; translated protein: MEYVNNASNSYSSGDTMSSSLANMTIKDQHHQENGVKMKAEAPAEKAGAEDTESTTSKDEGQLAAGASSTAQGVMDNGDKTQTATTPTSSPQRPSITAKGTKSPASSRNGHSSIPIKVSSTGPRQPGSGAKSQTPGAKTSARTAAQPARANKSLTPKNEKDARSGQSSPGTPKSPASQSNSAKSGADANKVKKVAVVRSTPKSPGSLKSRPPAPLAAAAPLPDLKNVRSKIGSTENIKHQPGGGKVQILDQKLDFSNVQSKCGSKDNIKHVPGGGNVKILEKKLDLSNVQSRCGSKDNLKHTPGGGKVQILDKKLDLSNVQSRCGSKDNIKHVPGGGNIQIVHKKIDLSNVTSKCGSKDNIHHKPGGGNIEIKNEKLEFKVQSKVGSLGNISHIPGGGQRKIESHKLNFRETAKARTDHGAEIVSLEDSPHQLSTVSSSGSINMTDSPQLSTLADQVSASLAKQGL
- the mapta gene encoding microtubule-associated protein tau isoform X9; translation: MEYVNNASNSYSSGDTMSSSLANMTIKDQHHQENGVKMKEDEAALSENGVNSVSELSQPDSSHCDDEVQPEAPAEKAGAEDTESTTSKDEGQLAGASSTAQGVMDNGDKTQTATTPTSSPQRPSITAKGTKSPASSRNGHSSIPIKVSSTGPRQPGSGAKSQTPGAKTSARTAAQPARANKSLTPKNEKDARSGQSSPGTPKSPASQSNSAKSGADANKVKKVAVVRSTPKSPGSLKSRPPAPLAAAAPLPDLKNVRSKIGSTENIKHQPGGGKVQILDQKLDFSNVQSKCGSKDNIKHVPGGGNVKILEKKLDLSNVQSRCGSKDNLKHTPGGGKVQILDKKLDLSNVQSRCGSKDNIKHVPGGGNIQIVHKKIDLSNVTSKCGSKDNIHHKPGGGNIEIKNEKLEFKVQSKVGSLGNISHIPGGGQRKIESHKLNFRETAKARTDHGAEIVSLEDSPHQLSTVSSSGSINMTDSPQLSTLADQVSASLAKQGL
- the mapta gene encoding microtubule-associated protein tau isoform X6, with amino-acid sequence MEYVNNASNSYSSGDTMSSSLANMTIKDQHHQENGVKMKEDEAALSENGVNSVSELSQPDSSHCDDEVQPAEAPAEKAGAEDTESTTSKDEGQLAAGASSTAQGVMDNGDKTQTATTPTSSPQRPSITAKGTKSPASSRNGHSSIPIKVSSTGPRQPGSGAKSQTPGAKTSARTAAQPARANKSLTPKNEKDARSGQSSPGTPKSPASQSNSAKSGADANKVKKVAVVRSTPKSPGSLKSRPPAPLAAAAPLPDLKNVRSKIGSTENIKHQPGGGKVQILDQKLDFSNVQSKCGSKDNIKHVPGGGNVKILEKKLDLSNVQSRCGSKDNLKHTPGGGKVQILDKKLDLSNVQSRCGSKDNIKHVPGGGNIQIVHKKIDLSNVTSKCGSKDNIHHKPGGGNIEIKNEKLEFKVQSKVGSLGNISHIPGGGQRKIESHKLNFRETAKARTDHGAEIVSLEDSPHQLSTVSSSGSINMTDSPQLSTLADQVSASLAKQGL